One genomic window of Leptotrichia shahii includes the following:
- the tnpA gene encoding IS200/IS605 family transposase yields MSYNNNYYSVFNINYRMIFCIKYRKKVINDEISNRLKEIFEKICPKYNIILKEWEHNIDHIRMLINAKPNTELSKFVNTYKSASSRLIKKDFPEIREKLWKEYFWSRSYLVMSVGDAPLEIMNKYIQEQKEKI; encoded by the coding sequence ATGTCATATAATAATAATTATTATTCAGTCTTTAACATAAATTATCGTATGATTTTTTGTATAAAATATCGGAAAAAAGTCATTAATGATGAAATTTCTAACAGATTGAAAGAAATTTTTGAAAAAATATGTCCAAAATACAATATCATTCTTAAAGAATGGGAACACAATATTGATCATATCCGTATGTTGATTAATGCCAAACCGAATACTGAGCTTTCTAAGTTTGTGAATACTTACAAGAGTGCTTCCAGCAGATTGATAAAAAAAGATTTCCCCGAAATAAGAGAAAAATTATGGAAAGAGTATTTTTGGAGCAGAAGTTATTTAGTTATGAGTGTTGGGGATGCACCACTAGAAATAATGAATAAATATATTCAAGAACAAAAGGAGAAAATTTAA
- a CDS encoding polyprenyl synthetase family protein encodes MLREYLEEKKKIVESSLIELLGNYRGKYPEKLAEAMEYAVMNGGKRIRPILMYMICDLFEKNNCKSYDKIKEIAAALEFIHCYSLVHDDLPAMDNDDYRRGKLTVHKKYNEAIGVLVGDALLTEAFGIIANSKKLEDKNKVEIISKLSEYAGFFGMVGGQFVDMESENKQVEIDTLKYIHAHKTGKLLTAAIELPMIALDIESEKHEKMVEYSKLLGIAFQIKDDILDIEGNFEEIGKKSNDVENEKTTYPSIFGLDESKRLLQEYLKKARKIIIDDFNGNQLFLELTDYFGNRKK; translated from the coding sequence ATGTTACGGGAATATTTGGAAGAAAAAAAAAAGATTGTGGAAAGCAGTCTAATAGAATTGCTTGGGAATTATAGGGGTAAATATCCTGAAAAATTGGCAGAGGCAATGGAATATGCAGTTATGAACGGAGGAAAGCGAATACGTCCTATTTTGATGTATATGATTTGTGATTTGTTTGAAAAAAATAATTGTAAAAGTTATGATAAAATTAAGGAAATTGCTGCTGCACTTGAATTTATACATTGCTATTCACTTGTTCATGATGATTTACCAGCGATGGACAATGATGATTACAGGCGTGGTAAACTTACAGTTCACAAAAAATACAATGAAGCAATTGGGGTTCTTGTGGGAGATGCTCTTTTGACGGAAGCCTTTGGGATAATTGCAAATTCTAAAAAATTGGAAGATAAAAATAAGGTTGAAATTATTTCGAAATTGTCTGAATATGCAGGATTTTTTGGAATGGTCGGAGGGCAGTTTGTAGATATGGAGTCTGAAAATAAACAAGTGGAAATCGACACATTAAAATATATTCATGCTCACAAGACTGGAAAATTGCTGACTGCTGCGATTGAATTACCAATGATTGCTTTGGATATTGAAAGTGAAAAGCATGAAAAAATGGTAGAATATTCAAAATTATTGGGAATCGCCTTTCAGATTAAGGATGATATTTTGGATATTGAAGGGAATTTTGAGGAAATTGGTAAAAAATCGAATGATGTGGAAAATGAAAAAACTACTTATCCTAGCATTTTTGGATTGGATGAAAGTAAAAGGCTACTTCAGGAATATTTGAAAAAAGCAAGAAAAATTATTATTGATGACTTTAATGGGAATCAATTGTTTTTGGAATTGACGGATTATTTTGGGAATAGGAAAAAATAA
- a CDS encoding Cof-type HAD-IIB family hydrolase, giving the protein MNNIKAIFMDLDGTVLTSEHKVSENLIRKLREVEEKGVKIFIATGRTFSSSKPFVEMLGIKNPVINYNGGRITNPLNSEVIFEKPVEAQDVKELIKVSREKRIHLNLYMDDKLYIENETDEGAKYSESVEIPYYVKNFDEFIGKTSTKALFIAENSILLELKKELEEKLPHINFVFSKPHYLECLNKEVNKGLAIKELLKKYDISPEETMAFGDQWNDLEMLKFVKYGYLMGNATEELKQEFSKERITLSNDEDGIYEIIKEL; this is encoded by the coding sequence ATGAATAATATAAAAGCAATATTTATGGATTTGGATGGAACGGTGCTAACAAGTGAGCATAAGGTTTCGGAAAATTTGATAAGAAAATTGAGAGAAGTGGAAGAAAAAGGAGTGAAAATATTTATTGCGACTGGAAGAACCTTTTCTTCGTCAAAGCCTTTTGTGGAAATGCTGGGGATAAAAAATCCAGTAATTAATTATAATGGCGGAAGAATTACAAATCCTTTGAATAGTGAAGTTATTTTTGAGAAACCTGTTGAGGCACAGGATGTTAAGGAACTTATTAAAGTTTCGAGGGAAAAAAGAATTCATTTGAATTTATATATGGATGACAAATTATATATTGAAAATGAAACAGATGAAGGTGCAAAATATTCAGAAAGCGTGGAAATTCCATATTATGTGAAAAATTTTGACGAATTTATTGGAAAAACTTCTACAAAAGCGTTATTTATTGCAGAAAATTCGATTTTACTGGAGTTAAAAAAGGAATTGGAAGAAAAATTGCCACATATTAATTTTGTATTTTCAAAACCGCATTATTTAGAATGCTTGAATAAGGAAGTAAATAAAGGGCTGGCAATAAAGGAACTGTTGAAAAAATATGATATTTCTCCAGAAGAAACAATGGCATTTGGGGATCAGTGGAATGATTTGGAAATGTTGAAGTTTGTGAAATATGGGTATCTTATGGGGAATGCTACGGAAGAGCTGAAACAGGAATTTTCAAAAGAAAGAATTACATTGTCAAATGATGAAGATGGAATTTATGAAATAATAAAAGAACTTTAG
- the xseB gene encoding exodeoxyribonuclease VII small subunit, giving the protein MAVKKQSYEENIAQIDEILEKLESEELSLDDSISEYEKAIKLIKDSEKLLEAGEGKVMKVLEKNGKVEMEEFE; this is encoded by the coding sequence ATGGCAGTAAAAAAACAAAGTTATGAAGAAAATATTGCACAAATTGATGAAATTTTGGAAAAATTGGAAAGTGAGGAATTATCACTAGATGATTCAATTTCTGAATACGAGAAGGCGATTAAACTGATTAAGGATTCGGAGAAATTGCTTGAAGCTGGGGAAGGGAAAGTTATGAAGGTACTTGAAAAAAATGGAAAAGTGGAAATGGAAGAATTTGAATAG
- the rsmD gene encoding 16S rRNA (guanine(966)-N(2))-methyltransferase RsmD, translated as MRIVAGTLKNRRIKSREGRETRPTLERIKEAIFSIIGEKVVEAKFLDLYSGTGNVSFEALSRGAKRAIMIEEDKEALRIIIENVNHLDMEEKCRAYKNDVFRAIEILARKNEIFDIIFLDPPYKENISTKTIEKISEENLLERDGIIISEHSTYEKMADKIGNFVKYDERDYNKKVVSFYRFDD; from the coding sequence ATGAGGATTGTAGCAGGAACATTGAAAAATAGAAGAATAAAATCAAGAGAAGGAAGAGAAACCAGACCTACGCTAGAAAGAATAAAAGAGGCAATTTTCAGCATAATTGGAGAAAAAGTTGTGGAGGCAAAATTTCTGGACTTGTATTCAGGAACTGGGAATGTTTCATTTGAAGCACTTAGCCGTGGGGCAAAAAGAGCAATTATGATTGAGGAAGATAAGGAGGCTCTTAGAATAATTATTGAAAATGTAAATCATTTAGACATGGAAGAAAAATGCCGTGCCTATAAAAATGATGTTTTTCGTGCGATAGAAATTCTGGCAAGAAAAAATGAAATATTTGACATAATCTTTTTAGATCCGCCTTACAAGGAAAATATTTCAACGAAAACGATTGAAAAAATTTCGGAAGAAAATCTTTTGGAACGAGATGGAATTATAATTTCAGAACACAGCACGTATGAGAAAATGGCGGATAAAATAGGTAATTTTGTGAAGTACGATGAGAGGGATTATAATAAGAAGGTAGTTAGTTTTTATAGGTTTGATGATTAA
- a CDS encoding polyphenol oxidase family protein codes for MFIEKKNYFYIEEFEKYGITAVYTKKIAGNMSDYCPLGNQEEGIQKKNRKKLLKELDLEDKQEVMAFQTHSNNVKIIDENTRKYYYEKQDDIDGFLTKRKDIAIFTFYADCLPIFVYDKENQVIGVWHSGWPGTFKEMMKSGLLEMKKNYGTKVENVIMGLGIGMQQKFYEVGMEFYENFANKFGKESELVQKSFEWNENTGKYHFDNTKFNEIMALSLGIKPENLIISYEDTYGKIDKMGNISDKFHSHRREGKSAGRATAMISFK; via the coding sequence ATGTTTATCGAGAAGAAAAACTACTTTTATATTGAAGAATTTGAAAAATATGGAATAACAGCAGTTTATACCAAAAAAATTGCTGGAAATATGTCTGATTATTGTCCACTTGGAAATCAGGAAGAAGGAATACAGAAAAAAAATCGGAAAAAGTTGTTAAAGGAGCTGGATTTAGAAGATAAACAAGAAGTTATGGCTTTTCAGACACATTCTAACAATGTGAAAATTATTGATGAAAATACAAGGAAATATTATTATGAAAAACAAGATGATATTGATGGATTTTTGACAAAAAGAAAAGATATTGCGATTTTTACGTTTTATGCAGATTGTCTGCCAATTTTTGTTTATGATAAGGAAAATCAAGTTATCGGGGTCTGGCATTCGGGATGGCCTGGAACGTTTAAAGAAATGATGAAATCTGGACTTCTGGAAATGAAAAAAAATTATGGAACAAAAGTTGAAAATGTAATAATGGGATTGGGAATTGGAATGCAGCAAAAATTTTATGAAGTTGGAATGGAATTTTATGAGAATTTTGCAAATAAATTTGGAAAAGAGAGTGAACTGGTGCAAAAATCATTTGAATGGAATGAAAATACTGGGAAATATCACTTTGATAATACAAAATTTAATGAAATAATGGCTTTATCACTTGGAATAAAACCAGAAAATCTGATTATTTCCTATGAAGACACGTATGGTAAAATTGATAAAATGGGAAATATAAGTGATAAATTTCATTCTCATAGACGAGAAGGGAAAAGTGCTGGAAGGGCTACGGCTATGATTAGTTTTAAATAA
- the dnaE gene encoding DNA polymerase III subunit alpha, with protein MENKFVHLKLHTEYSLLEGVGKIDEYVEKAKKIGVKALAITDTSMFGAIEFFKKCKNAGIKPIIGLEVFLDGLEKVGEFSLTLLAKNQNGYKNLSKLSSISYSRFTRNRNKIKYDELKKYSDDLYILSGGINSEVVKGILDLENTQVRRVIEKLGKDFGDNFFIEVPAVERLGKARKMLFDIVRKNKFDNFVITNDVYYPNREDAVLQKIVESIKEGSKIDTEKSENSEILYDDLYLKSENEIEKSFENKEYSEFYETGINNVEKIVENCNVDFEFHHFKFPKYSLPQNVSEKEFLRNLVFEGLFHKYLKKSVSDSEKLQLDKNFEIIEKEIAKDEIAGQKLKEVKIREELLKNNLENVLERAEYELEIIDKMGYNGYFIIVWDFIKFSRENGVYVGPGRGSAAGSIVSYALNITEIDPIEYNLIFERFLNPERISMPDIDIDFDQEQREIVINYVVNKYGAEYVAHIITFGTLKARLAIRDVGRVLNVSLVKVDKIAKMIPFNTELKDALNNIPEIRKMYETDREIKRVIDYSLKLEGKVRHASVHAAGVVISKDVLSDEIPTYSDGKTKIVSTQYQMKELEELGILKMDFLGLKNLTILRKTVENIEKRRKTKIVLNDIPLNDEKTYELLTKADTMGVFQCESAGIRSLMRKMKIEKFEDIIALLALYRPGPLRSGMVDDFINVKNNRTEIKYIDNSLKYILEETYGIILYQEQVMKIVSEMANYSLGEADELRRAIGKKNPELMKKNREKFVTNAQNKGVLSKKANEIYDLVEKFGGYGFNKSHSAAYALIVYWTAYFKANYPLEFFAAIMTTEVHNLDRFVVFVNEAKEKGINIFLPDVNLSDYDFGIEESFENNNEIKKIGIRFGLFAVKGIGAALINEIKKERKNEEFSSYEDFVYRMKQNGITKKQLESLILSGALDKLNGNRFEKYKSIDKILEYSQKKYESEEDLQMILFSGEKEFKGKFEMEKADEFLQKVLLENEKEYLGIYVSSHPLNEKKNLINIISHNKISEISQKELKKVRIIGIIKNVKKFATRAGKEPMVKFEMEDFQKSIEVICFPREYITFGYKITEGQIMVLEGIVNSEQNRNTVILNNICNIENLEENKNLKLYILIDEEVKETNQKLKEIILKNKGDSQVFLAFKTNEKKEVVKLSKKYNVNLSLKFIRKVAKLLGIERIKLR; from the coding sequence ATGGAAAATAAATTTGTACATTTGAAATTGCATACGGAGTATTCACTGCTTGAAGGAGTAGGGAAAATAGATGAATATGTTGAAAAGGCTAAGAAAATAGGAGTAAAAGCACTTGCAATTACCGATACTTCGATGTTTGGGGCAATCGAGTTTTTTAAGAAGTGTAAAAATGCTGGAATAAAGCCGATTATTGGACTTGAGGTGTTTCTTGATGGACTGGAGAAAGTAGGGGAGTTTTCGCTTACTTTACTTGCTAAAAATCAGAATGGGTATAAGAATTTATCAAAATTGTCGTCAATTTCATATAGCAGATTTACACGGAATCGGAATAAAATTAAGTATGATGAATTGAAAAAATATTCAGATGACTTGTATATTTTGTCAGGTGGCATAAATAGTGAGGTTGTAAAGGGTATTCTAGATTTGGAAAATACTCAAGTTAGAAGGGTTATTGAGAAACTTGGTAAGGATTTTGGGGATAATTTTTTTATTGAAGTTCCTGCTGTGGAAAGGCTGGGAAAGGCTAGGAAAATGCTTTTTGACATTGTGCGTAAAAATAAATTTGATAATTTTGTTATTACAAACGATGTTTATTATCCAAATCGGGAAGATGCAGTTTTGCAGAAAATTGTGGAATCAATAAAAGAGGGAAGCAAAATTGATACAGAAAAATCGGAAAATAGTGAAATTTTGTATGATGACCTATATCTAAAATCTGAAAATGAAATAGAAAAAAGTTTTGAAAATAAGGAATATAGCGAGTTTTATGAAACTGGAATTAATAATGTGGAAAAAATTGTGGAAAACTGCAATGTTGATTTTGAGTTTCATCATTTTAAATTTCCAAAATATTCGTTGCCACAAAATGTAAGTGAAAAGGAATTTTTGCGAAATCTAGTATTTGAGGGGCTTTTTCACAAATACTTGAAAAAATCTGTTTCAGATTCTGAAAAATTGCAGCTGGATAAAAATTTTGAGATAATTGAAAAAGAGATTGCAAAAGATGAAATTGCTGGGCAGAAATTGAAGGAAGTTAAAATTCGGGAAGAATTATTAAAAAATAATTTGGAAAATGTTTTGGAGCGTGCAGAGTATGAGCTGGAAATTATTGATAAAATGGGATACAATGGATATTTTATCATTGTCTGGGATTTTATAAAATTCTCACGTGAAAATGGGGTTTATGTTGGGCCTGGAAGGGGTTCTGCGGCTGGGAGCATTGTTTCGTATGCCTTGAATATTACGGAAATTGATCCGATTGAATATAATCTGATTTTTGAGCGGTTTTTGAATCCTGAACGTATTTCGATGCCTGATATTGACATAGATTTTGATCAGGAACAGCGGGAAATTGTCATAAATTATGTGGTGAATAAATATGGGGCGGAATACGTGGCACATATTATTACGTTTGGAACGCTAAAGGCTAGGCTTGCGATTCGTGATGTGGGGCGTGTGTTAAATGTTTCGCTTGTAAAAGTGGATAAAATTGCTAAAATGATACCGTTTAATACGGAACTGAAAGATGCCTTGAACAATATCCCTGAAATTAGAAAAATGTATGAAACTGACAGGGAAATAAAAAGGGTGATTGATTATTCGCTTAAATTGGAGGGAAAAGTGCGGCACGCCTCTGTTCATGCTGCTGGAGTCGTTATTTCCAAAGATGTGCTAAGTGATGAGATTCCGACATATTCAGATGGAAAAACGAAAATTGTTTCGACGCAATATCAAATGAAGGAACTAGAAGAGCTAGGAATTTTAAAAATGGATTTTCTTGGTTTGAAAAATCTTACGATTTTGCGAAAAACTGTGGAAAATATTGAGAAAAGAAGAAAAACAAAGATTGTATTAAATGACATTCCGCTAAATGATGAAAAAACTTATGAATTGCTTACAAAAGCTGATACAATGGGAGTTTTTCAATGTGAGTCGGCAGGAATCAGAAGTCTTATGAGAAAAATGAAAATTGAAAAATTTGAAGATATAATAGCTCTTTTGGCACTTTATCGTCCAGGTCCTTTGCGAAGTGGAATGGTGGATGATTTTATTAATGTGAAAAATAACAGGACTGAAATAAAATATATTGATAATTCACTAAAATACATACTTGAGGAAACTTACGGAATAATTCTGTATCAGGAGCAGGTTATGAAAATTGTGAGTGAAATGGCAAATTATTCACTTGGGGAAGCTGACGAGCTGCGGCGTGCGATTGGAAAGAAAAATCCTGAATTAATGAAAAAAAATCGTGAAAAATTTGTAACAAATGCCCAAAATAAGGGAGTTTTATCGAAAAAGGCAAACGAAATTTATGATTTAGTGGAAAAATTTGGTGGATATGGATTTAACAAGTCACATTCGGCGGCTTATGCTTTGATTGTTTACTGGACAGCGTATTTTAAGGCAAATTATCCATTGGAATTTTTTGCTGCGATAATGACAACCGAAGTACATAATCTGGATAGATTTGTTGTTTTTGTGAATGAAGCGAAGGAAAAGGGGATTAATATATTTTTGCCAGATGTGAATTTATCTGACTATGATTTTGGAATTGAAGAAAGTTTTGAAAATAATAATGAAATAAAAAAAATAGGAATTAGATTTGGACTATTTGCGGTAAAAGGTATTGGAGCGGCTTTAATTAATGAAATAAAAAAAGAAAGAAAAAATGAGGAATTTTCCTCTTATGAAGATTTTGTTTATCGAATGAAACAAAATGGGATTACGAAAAAGCAGCTGGAATCACTTATTTTATCAGGAGCTTTAGATAAATTAAACGGGAATAGATTTGAAAAATATAAATCTATTGATAAAATTTTAGAATATAGCCAGAAAAAATATGAATCTGAAGAGGATTTGCAAATGATTTTATTTAGTGGCGAGAAGGAATTTAAAGGTAAGTTTGAAATGGAAAAGGCTGATGAATTTCTTCAAAAAGTTTTGCTTGAAAATGAGAAAGAATATCTTGGAATTTATGTTTCAAGCCATCCCTTAAATGAGAAAAAAAATCTAATAAATATAATTTCCCATAATAAAATATCAGAAATTTCTCAAAAAGAGCTAAAAAAAGTACGAATTATCGGAATAATAAAAAACGTAAAAAAATTTGCAACACGGGCTGGAAAAGAGCCAATGGTAAAATTTGAAATGGAAGATTTTCAAAAAAGTATTGAAGTAATCTGTTTTCCAAGAGAATACATAACTTTTGGCTATAAAATCACAGAAGGGCAGATTATGGTGCTGGAAGGAATTGTAAATTCTGAGCAAAATAGAAATACAGTTATTTTAAATAATATTTGTAACATTGAAAATCTGGAAGAAAATAAAAATCTGAAATTATACATCTTAATCGACGAAGAAGTGAAAGAAACAAATCAAAAATTGAAAGAGATTATTTTAAAAAATAAAGGCGATAGTCAAGTATTTTTGGCATTTAAAACGAATGAGAAAAAGGAAGTTGTGAAATTGTCTAAGAAGTATAATGTGAATTTGTCGCTGAAATTTATTAGAAAAGTTGCAAAATTGCTTGGAATTGAGAGAATAAAACTAAGATAA
- a CDS encoding RNA-guided endonuclease InsQ/TnpB family protein: protein MYLTLKQQVKHLSKKEFRNLKYLSHIAKNLTNETIYNIRQYYFNKKKYLSYNENYKMLKNSENYKKLNSNMAQQILKEVDGSFKSFFGLLKLARNGQYNFKDIKLPKYLAKDGFTTLVIGFVRLKDGMLIVPYSNSFRKTHKEIAIKLPPVLKGKKIKEIRIIPKQHSRYFEIQYTYEVKEFQRELNKENALGIDLGIDNLCTCVTNTGASFIIDSRKLKSINQYYNKINAKLHSIKDKQKTSRTTLRQKRIARKRNNRIEDYLSKAARIIINYCLNNDIGRIVLGYNEDFQRNSNIGSINNQNFVNIPYGKLRDKLIYLCRLYGIEFKLQEESYTSKASFFDGDEIPIYDKENQKEYIFSGKRIKRGLYQTSAGKLINADCNGTLNILRKSKVVDLSILYNRGELDTPKRIRVV from the coding sequence ATGTATTTAACATTAAAACAACAGGTAAAACATCTTAGTAAAAAGGAGTTTAGGAATTTAAAATATTTATCTCATATAGCCAAGAACTTAACTAATGAAACTATATATAATATTAGACAGTATTATTTTAATAAGAAAAAGTATTTAAGTTATAACGAAAACTATAAAATGCTTAAAAATAGTGAGAACTATAAGAAGTTAAATTCTAATATGGCTCAACAAATTTTAAAAGAAGTAGACGGAAGTTTCAAATCATTTTTTGGACTTTTAAAACTTGCTAGGAATGGTCAATATAATTTTAAAGATATAAAATTACCTAAATATCTTGCTAAAGATGGATTTACAACTCTTGTTATAGGTTTTGTTAGATTAAAAGATGGTATGCTGATAGTTCCTTATTCAAATTCATTTAGAAAGACACATAAGGAAATCGCAATAAAGCTACCACCAGTATTAAAAGGCAAGAAGATAAAAGAGATTAGAATAATACCAAAACAACATTCTAGGTACTTTGAAATTCAATATACTTACGAAGTAAAAGAATTTCAAAGGGAATTAAATAAAGAAAATGCACTAGGAATTGATTTAGGTATAGATAATCTTTGTACTTGTGTTACAAATACTGGAGCTTCATTCATAATAGATAGTAGAAAATTAAAATCAATAAATCAATACTATAATAAGATAAATGCAAAATTACATAGTATAAAAGATAAGCAAAAGACCTCCCGCACAACATTAAGACAAAAGAGAATAGCTAGAAAGAGAAATAATCGTATAGAAGATTATCTTTCAAAAGCAGCAAGAATAATTATAAATTATTGCCTTAATAATGATATAGGAAGAATAGTTCTAGGATATAATGAAGATTTTCAAAGAAATTCAAATATAGGAAGTATAAATAATCAAAACTTTGTAAATATACCATATGGGAAATTAAGAGATAAATTAATATATCTATGTAGACTATATGGAATAGAATTTAAACTGCAAGAAGAAAGTTATACATCAAAAGCAAGTTTCTTTGATGGAGATGAAATCCCGATATATGATAAAGAAAATCAAAAAGAATATATATTCAGTGGAAAAAGAATAAAAAGAGGACTATATCAAACAAGTGCAGGTAAACTCATAAATGCGGATTGTAATGGAACATTAAATATTTTAAGAAAAAGTAAAGTTGTGGATTTAAGTATCCTATACAATAGAGGTGAGCTGGACACGCCTAAAAGAATAAGGGTAGTGTAA
- a CDS encoding cysteine desulfurase family protein has protein sequence MKIVYLDNAATTKMSNKVMEEMTKSFSENYGNPSSVHSLGQRAKSAIERARHIVAQNLKVETTEIVFTSGGAEGNNLAIRGFLKANNDKGKHIITSKIEHSTILKTFEQLENEGYEVSYIGVDEKGVVDIEKLKQELREDTALVSIMFVNNETGVIQPIKEIGEILAERNIFFHADAVQAIGKLKILPKDLKITALTATAHKFYGPKGAGFVFIDKKYSLEKEIWGGSQERNRRAGTENVHGILGLGVALEEVYENLEEISEKEDKLQNYLENKLKTEIKKLGKKVRINGEKSNRIKTTTNVYIEGVDIQMLLVALDLRGICISGGSACMSGSLENSHVLKAMGLIDEELKGSFRISIGKDTTVKEIDYFIENLIEVI, from the coding sequence ATGAAAATAGTATATTTAGATAATGCTGCAACTACAAAAATGTCCAACAAAGTAATGGAAGAGATGACAAAATCATTTAGCGAAAATTATGGAAATCCATCTTCTGTACATTCATTGGGACAACGTGCAAAGTCAGCTATAGAAAGGGCAAGACATATTGTAGCACAGAATTTGAAAGTTGAAACGACTGAAATTGTGTTTACATCTGGCGGAGCTGAGGGGAATAATCTTGCGATAAGGGGATTTTTAAAGGCGAACAATGATAAAGGAAAACATATTATAACATCTAAGATTGAGCATTCTACGATTTTAAAAACCTTTGAGCAGCTGGAAAATGAAGGGTATGAAGTTTCATATATTGGTGTCGATGAAAAGGGAGTTGTGGATATTGAAAAATTGAAGCAGGAATTGAGGGAAGATACGGCACTTGTTTCGATAATGTTTGTGAATAATGAAACTGGGGTTATTCAGCCGATTAAGGAAATTGGGGAAATTTTGGCAGAGAGAAATATATTTTTTCATGCAGATGCAGTTCAGGCAATAGGAAAATTGAAAATTTTACCAAAAGATTTGAAGATAACTGCTTTGACAGCAACAGCTCATAAATTTTACGGGCCTAAGGGAGCAGGATTTGTATTTATTGATAAAAAATATTCACTTGAAAAGGAAATCTGGGGTGGCTCACAGGAAAGGAACAGAAGGGCTGGAACAGAAAATGTTCACGGAATTTTGGGACTTGGTGTGGCACTTGAGGAAGTTTATGAAAATTTGGAAGAAATATCAGAAAAAGAAGATAAACTGCAAAATTATCTAGAAAATAAACTGAAAACTGAAATTAAAAAATTAGGTAAAAAAGTACGGATAAATGGAGAAAAATCCAATAGAATAAAAACAACAACAAACGTTTACATAGAAGGAGTGGATATTCAAATGCTGCTGGTAGCACTAGATTTAAGAGGAATCTGCATAAGCGGCGGTTCAGCATGCATGTCAGGCTCGCTTGAAAATTCGCACGTTTTGAAGGCTATGGGACTTATCGATGAGGAGTTGAAAGGTTCATTTAGAATTAGCATTGGGAAAGACACTACTGTTAAAGAAATAGATTATTTTATAGAAAATTTAATTGAAGTTATTTAA
- a CDS encoding patatin-like phospholipase family protein, whose protein sequence is MNRKTALVLEGGGMRGIFTAGVLDFFLEKNIEVDNLIGVSAGAALGASYTSKQYKRGFNAIADHINKREYASFYNLIKTGDFFEEQYAYHDIPEKYNPFDNETFKNSKTEFQAVVTNCETGEAEYPVVKDAIKEIDTLRASASLPFLSRFVKLNGKNYLDGGVSDPIPLDYSIKKGNTKNIVVLTRDKNYRKKQSRLGTISAIRYKKYPKFVELMKTRYSRYNATLDHIYDLEKKGEIFVIQPSVPLKLGRIEKNRDKLQKVYNIGYEEAKKNYEKLKKYLEK, encoded by the coding sequence ATGAATAGAAAAACAGCGTTAGTTCTTGAAGGTGGAGGAATGAGAGGGATTTTTACTGCGGGAGTTTTAGATTTTTTTCTAGAAAAAAATATCGAAGTGGATAATTTGATTGGAGTGTCAGCTGGGGCGGCATTGGGGGCAAGTTATACTTCAAAACAGTATAAAAGAGGATTTAATGCAATTGCGGATCATATAAATAAGAGAGAATATGCAAGTTTTTATAATTTGATAAAGACTGGAGATTTTTTTGAGGAACAATATGCGTATCACGATATTCCTGAAAAATATAATCCGTTTGATAATGAAACTTTTAAAAATAGTAAGACAGAATTTCAAGCAGTTGTTACAAACTGTGAAACTGGAGAGGCGGAATATCCTGTGGTTAAAGATGCGATAAAGGAAATTGATACTTTAAGGGCGTCGGCTTCGCTTCCGTTTTTATCTAGATTTGTTAAATTAAATGGAAAAAATTACTTAGATGGAGGGGTTTCTGATCCGATTCCTTTAGATTATTCTATAAAAAAGGGAAATACAAAAAATATCGTGGTGCTGACGAGAGATAAAAATTATCGTAAGAAACAGAGCAGGTTAGGAACAATTTCAGCAATAAGATATAAAAAATATCCTAAATTTGTGGAGCTTATGAAAACAAGATACAGTCGATATAATGCGACTTTGGATCATATTTATGATTTAGAGAAAAAGGGGGAAATTTTTGTGATTCAGCCGTCAGTTCCGCTGAAGTTGGGAAGAATTGAGAAAAATAGAGATAAGTTACAGAAAGTTTATAACATTGGGTATGAAGAGGCAAAGAAAAATTATGAAAAATTGAAAAAATATTTAGAAAAGTAA